The window GAATGAGAAAGACGAAATTGTAGGTGTTGAGCCCCGACAGCGTGATCAGCGGATTGCCCGACTGGAACGTCTGCCACAGCCAGCCGGCGGCAAGCAGGGCGATCAGGATCGTCAGCAGCGGACTGAATTCCAGCCAGTCGCCCGGACGAGCCGGCTTCCTGGCCTCGATGCGATCGTCGCCGAGCGCAACGCCGAGATCTTCCGCCGTCTTCGCCTGCTCGGGTGCCGGGGTCGTGAAATAGCAGATCGCCGCCGACACGACGCTCACCATCGCGACGGTGACCATGTTCTGCCAGGTCAGAATGGTTTCCGAGAAGCCGATCACGCCGGTGATCGGCAAAAGCGATGCCGGAATGCTGCCGGTATTGGCCTGGAGCTGCGCGGCGGACGACGTGATGCCGAGGGTGAAGCCGCAACCGAGCCCGAGATAGCCGGCGGCGCCGGCCGCGCGATAATCGAGCCGGATATCCGTGCGCCGCGCAATCTCCCGCACCAGCAGGCCGGAAAAGATCAGGCTCAGGCCCCAGTTCAGCAGCGAGAGGAAGATGCTGAGCATCCCGACAAAGACCACCGCGCCGCGCCCGGTCTTCGGCACGCTCGCGAGCCGCGCCAGCACGGCGGCGACCGGCGGCGACATCGCCACGACATAACCGCCGATCGCAACCAGGGCCATCTGCATCGTGAAGGGAATCAGATTCCAGAACCCGTCGCCGAACGCGCGGCTGACGGCGAGCGGCGAGCCGCCATGCAGGATTGCGCCTGCGGCGACCGCGATCACGGCGATCAGGACGAAGACATACGCATCCGGAAACCAGCGCTCCGCGAACGCCACCAGGGCCTGCGAAAATCGCGCCATGATGTTATCAGCGACAGGTTTTCGCAGGCTCACGGTTTGGTCGTGCGTTGCATTCGTCATCAATCTGATCCCCTTCCGGTGATGCGGTTAGCCTTCAATGGTGTTGGTCATCAAAGCGCGAGCGTGAGGTCGGTGAGCGGCACGGCCTGGCAGGCGAGGCACTGCCCCTCGCTCCCGTCGACCGGGCCGAGATGAGTGAATTCCCCATCGACCACCTCGACCGCGCAGCTTTCGCATTGCCCGACACGGCAGCCGCTCGGTAGCGCGACGCCCGCCGCACTTGCGGCGTCGAGCAGCGTCCCCTGCTCCGGTCCCCAGGAAAAGCTCTGCTTGCTGTTAGCGAGCCGGATGGTTCGCGGCGCAAGGTCGCTCGGCACCGACGGCGGCGAGACGAAGCTTTCGGCGAAGATGTCGAACCGCGGGATACCGAGCGCCACTGCAGCCTCGATCTGCGCCGCGACGAAATCCGGCGAGCCGCAGATGTAGACCAGCGGCCGGCGCGCCAAGAGCGGCTTGACCTGTTCGAGATCGAGCCGCCCCTTGCGCAACGACCGCGCGTCGACCGAATCCTGCGCGAGCGGTACCGAATAGAACGTCACCCGCATTAGCCCCGGCGTGCTGGCTTCCAGCTCTACCAGTCGCTGCGCGAACGGATGCTCGCGGCTGCTGCGGCAGCCGTGGAGCAGCAGGACGTCGGCGACGCGATCTTGTGGCGCTGTGTGTTGCAGCGTCTCGAGATGGCTGATGAACGGCGTGATGCCGATGCCGGCAGCGAGGAAGACCAGCGGCCGCGGTCCCTTCAATGGCGGCGTGAAGATGCCGCCCGGCGGCTCCAGCAGAACCTGGTCTCCAACGGCAAGACCATGCAGACGATCCGGCATGAAGAACGGCGCATCGCCGCTCCGCGCCTCATTGAAGAATCGCCCCTTCACCGCGATCGACAGCGCGTCCGGCAAATCGCCCGATCCGGTCAGCGAGTAGGCACGCGCCTCGGTCGCGCCGGGCAACGCGGTCATCACGTGTTGCCCCGGCAGGAAGTCGGGCAGCGGACCACCGTCAAGCGGCTGCAGGCTGAGGGTGATGACGTTATCGGCCTCGGCCCTGCGCTCGCCAACCACGAACCGCCGCTGGCCGCTCCAGACGCCGCGGCTGGCCACGCCGTCGCGCCTGATATCGCAGACGATCGCACGCAGCGGGACGGAGCCGCTGACCGGGTCGCGCGCATCGTCGTGCAGCACCGCGTTGATGTTGCGCGTGAGGGGGCCTGCCGCAGCCGAGCGATCGCGACCGAGCGGCGGACAATCCTCCCACCAGCCGAACTCGGCGACGACGACCCGCGCGTCGAGTGCCGCATTGAGGCGCACCTTCAGGCGCACGGCACCGCCTTGCGTTTCCACCATGGCCCAGTCGCCCTCTACCAATCCGCGCCGCTCGGCGAGCTGCGGGCTGATCTCGACGGCCGGATCGGGCGACTTTCGCCGCAGCGAGGCGACATGCCGCCAGGAGGAGTGAATGAACCAACCGCTCTTGGCGGTGGAGAGCACGAGCGGAAAGCGTTCGTCTGCCGCTGTCGTGAGCGGGCTGCCGACCGGTTCGACATGATCGGGCAACGGGTCATGCCCGTGTCCCAGCATCAGCTCCGAATAGATCTCAACACGGCGCGTCGGCGTCGCAAAGCCCGCCGCCGTTCCGTCCTCGCGCGTGACGGCGTATTTTTCATTGCGGAAGACCTGCGGGAAGCGACGTCCTTCCGGATGTTCGCGCAGATCCTCGACACCAATGCCGAGCGGCGCCAGCTGATAATTCCAGCCGGCCTTGATGTCTCCGCCGAAGAACAAGCTCCCCATGCCGAGCTTGAGCGCGAGCGCGGCGGCGATCTCGTAGTCGGCCTTCACTTCACCGATCGGCTCGACCATGCGCGGGCGAAACTGCACGGTCTCGACGGCTTGCTGCGTGATCTCGAACCCGATCTTGAGCGCGTCGCGCTCCCACGGCGTGCTGGCCGGCAGGACGAAGTCGGCGCTTTCCGCGGTCGGGTTCATGAACATGTCGATATGAACCTGGAATTCCAGCGCCTTCAGCGCCGCACGGTTGCGCTCGGTATGGCCCTGCGAGACGACGAAGTTGGTGCCGAAGGCGACCAGCGCGCGCACGCGGTAAGGTTCGCCCTCGAGCACGGCGCGGCTGAAATCGCGCGCCGTGATCCAGCCCTTCGCCGGCGGGCCGAGCGGCAGTTCGGCAAGGCCCAGCGCCTTGGCCTGCTGCTCCGGCGAAAGGATGTTGTAGTCGTTGAGAGGACGTGTCGGCGGCGGGACCGGCCAGCGGTTGCCGCCGGGCCGATCGCACGCGCCGGTCAGCGCATAGAGCGACGCGATCGCGCGCTCGATCGCGGTGGCGTTGGTGTGCTGACCGACGCCGGTCCAGGAATGATAGGCGAGCCGTGGCCGGGCGGCGAGCAGCGCATTGAATGCGTCGATATCCTCGACGCGCAACCAGGTCAGTTCCGCCACGCGCGCCGGCGTATAGGGCGCGGCGCGCTCGGCCAGCAATTCGAACGCGGTTGCCGCCGAAATCATCCGGCCGTCGCGCGCACGGATCGACAGCGCACCGCGAAGCTGGCCGCCGCGCTCCGGCGCGTATCGGGTGTCGCAAGCCACCGGCGAGCCCAGCGCATCGAGACGAACGAAAGCCTCAGGCGCGCCATCGGGCCACAACGCGTCGGCGCGCAGGAAGCGCCCGGTCGCACGATCGACCAGCAGCGATCCGTTGGTCCATTGGTCGACGAAATCCGCATCGAAGCTGTCGGTCGCGATGAGATGACGGATCGCGCCCATCGCAAGTGCGCCATCGGCGCCGGGGCGAATGCGCAACCAGAGATCGGCCTGCTGACCCGATCCGTTCGGTTTGGGATCGACGACGACGACCTTTGCGCCGCGCCGCCGCGCGTCAGCGATCCGCGTCGCCTGGGCGAGCCAGGTGCGCGCGGGATTGTGGCCCCACAGGATGATCGCATCGGCATTGTCGTAATCGGGAAAGCCGATGCCGCGACCAAAGGTCAGCGCGTGCGCATAGTCCTTGTGCCAGCCGCAGATCTCGACCGCGTAGATCAGGTTGGGACTGCCGAAGCCGCGGATGAAGCGCTCGACCCACTCAAAGCTGTCGACCATCGGCGTGCCGCTCGGCGTGGTGACGCCGAACGCCACCGCCTCGGCGCCGCTCTCGGCGCGGATCCGGCCGAGCCGGTCGGCGATCTCGGTCAAAGCCTCGTCCCACGACACCTCGATCCAGCCCGGATCGGCGGCATCGCGCGGTCGGGTTCGCTTCAAGGGCACGGTCAGACGGCGCGGGCTGGCGACGATTTCAGGGGCGGCCCGGCCCTTGGCGCAAAGCGCGCCGCCGGTCGGATGGTTATTCAGTACCTCTACGCCGACAACCCGCCCGTCCTCTACCACGGTGACAGAACCGCAGCGCGAACGACAAAGCGTGCAATAGCCGGGTAGCCGCTGTTTCACCGCCGTCTCATGTTCAAGTCAGCCCTTGTGACGCATTCTTGTAATGCGTTACACATTTACGTCATACGCTACCGGCCGCGTCAAGGCTAAGTAATAATCAGGACGAATCGGAGCTCCCGGCGAGAGGCACCCATGGACCAGAATTTGCGCGAACAGGTGCTGCAGCGGGTGCGCGCCGAGATCATTTCCGGGCAGAGCCTTCCCGGAACGATGTATTCGGTGCCGTCACTCGCCGCGAGCCTCGGCGTCTCCTCGACACCGGTGCGCGAAGCGCTGCTCGAGCTCAGCCGCGGCGGCCTGGTCGAGCCGATGCGCAACCGCGGCTTCAAGGTCGTGGAGCCGTCGCTGACCGAGCTGCGCAACTTGTTCGACATGCGCGAGGTGCTGGAGCTGCACGCCGCCGTGCTGGTCGCCGCCAATCCTCCAAAGGATCTACCAGTCGTGCGCGGCTGGGCCGATGAGATCGCCAAGGCCGTCGAGACCGACGACGTCCAGCTCTATCTGGAGGCCGATCGCAACTATCATCGCGAGTTCATCGCAGCCGCCGGCAACGAGCTCTTGACCGACATGGTGATGGGCCTGCGCGACAAGATGCGCCTCTATGGCATCAGCTCACGCGCCGGCCTCGAGCGGCAGCAGGCCTCGGTGCCCGAGCACTACCGGCTGATCGAGCTCGCGCTCGCCGGCGAGACCGAGGCATTGCCGACGCTGCTTCGCAGCCACATTCGCTCATGGGAGCCGATCTTCGTCGACGCATTGATGCGCTCGAAGGAATATGCGCGCGAGCCGCTGCGGCAGGCGCGCGGGTAACGCGCGGAGCGAAGTAGACAGCCGGCCGCGGTGACCGGCTAGTCCAGAATGCTCTTGTAGTGCTTCGAAAAGACATCGCGGCCGATGATCAGCCGCATCACTTCGGAGCTTCCCGCCAGGATCCGATTGACGCGCGCGTCGGTGAACATGCGGCTGATCGGATACTCATCCATATAGCCTGCGCCGCCGTGCAGCTGTACGCCGAGGTCGAGCATCTTCCACTCGACTTCCGATGACATCATCTTGGCCTTGGCGCCCATATTGCTGGTCAGGCGCCCCGCATTGTGTTCGGCCACGCAGTGATCGACATAGACCTGCACGAGATCGATCTCGGCATCCATCTCCGCCATGCGGAACTGGGTGTTTTGCTGTTCGGCCAGCGGCCTGCCGAATAGCTTGCGATCCATCACGTATGCGCGTGTGATGTCGAACGCCTTGCGGCCATTGGCGATTGACCCGACCGCGGAGATCAGCCGCTCCTCGGCAAGGCCCTCCATCAGATAGTAGAAGCCCCTGCCCGGTTCTCCAAGCATGTTGGCTTTAGGCACCTTCACGTTCTGGAAGAACAGTTCGGCGGTGTCCTGCGCCGGCATGCCCATCTTCTTGAGATTGCGGCCGCGCTCGAAGCCTTCCATGCCGCGCTCGACGATCAGCAGCACCATCGCGTGCTTCTTCTCGGCACCTGCGAGCCTGGCGGCCACGATCACCACGTCGGAATTGATGCCGTTGGAAATATAGGTCTTCGAGCCGTTGAGCAGGAAATGATCGCCCTTGTCCTCCGCCGTCGTCCGCATGCCCGCGAGGTCCGAGCCCGCGCCGGGCTCGGTCATCGCGATGGCCAGGATCGTCTCGCCGCTGACGCATTTGGGCAGGAAGCGGTCGCGCTGTTCTTCGGTGCCGAAGCGCTTGAAATAGGAGCCGACCAGGCGGCTGTGCAGCGTGTTGAACCAGCCCTTGCAGCCCGAGCGCGCGGTCTCCTCGATGATGATCTGCTCATAGCGAAAGTCCTCGTCGCCCATCCCGCCATACTTTTCCTCGGGCCAGATCATCAGGAAGCCGAGATCGCCGGCCTTCTTGAACGCGCTGCGGTCGACGATGCCGGCCTCCCGCCACGCCTCCAGCGCTCTCAAGCGGCGCGGAAACCGGCCGGCGTGCGGCGAAGCACTGACAAAAAAAATTCGGAGCGCCGGTTCTGCTTCAATCAAAACCGGCGCTCCGTCATTGAAACAAGCGACGCCTTACTTGCCCTTCCAGTTCGGCGCGCGTTTTTCTGCGAAGGCAGCCGCGCCCTCGCGGGCATCCTCGGACACGAAGACAGAAGCGACGATCTCCTGCTGCTTCTTCCACATCTGGTCTTCCGGCCAGAGCCGGGATTCGACGATCACCTGCTTGGATGCCTTGACGGCGAGCGGGCCATTGGCGCCGATCGCGGCTGCAAGCTCGAGTGCGGCGTCGAGGGCCGGGCCGTCGGTCACGCGGTTGATGATGCCGAGTTGGTAGGCGCGCTCGGCGCCGAAGAACTCGCCCGTCAATGCGAACTCCATCGCCACGCGGAACGGCATCTGGCGCGGCATGCGGATCAGCCCGCCGGCCGCAGCAGCCAGCCCGCGCTTCACCTCGGGGATCCCGAACTTGGCGTTGCGGTTGGCGACGATCATGTCGCACGACAGCGCGATCTCCATCCCGCCGGCGAGCGCGTAGCCGTCCACGGCCGCGATCAGCGGCTTCTTCGGGGGCGCCTCGGTGAGGCCGGCGAAGCCACGGCCCGGGATCGACGGCCGCTCGCCCTTCAGGAACCCCTTGAGGTCCATGCCCGAACAGAATGTGCCGCCGGCGCCGGTGATGATGCCGACGCTGAGGGCATCGTCGACGTCCAGCCGGTCGATCGCCGCGGCCACGCCCTTGGAGAGGGCGAGGTTGGCCGCGTTCTTGGCTTCGGGCCGGTTCAACGTGATGATCAGTATAGGTCCGCGGACTTCAGTGAGGACCGGAGTTTCTTCGCTTTGGTCTCCTGTTGCCGTGCGCTTAGCGCGGGGCCATGCGGATGGCGCCATCGAGGCGGACATCTTCACCGTTGAAGTAGCCGTTGGTGATCATGGTCAGCGCCAGCTGCGCATATTCCTCCGGCATGCCAAGCCGCTTCGGGAATGGCACCGACGCGCTGAGCGCGGCCTTGACATTCTCCGGGGCGCCCTGCAGCAGCGGGGTGTTGAAGATACCCGGCAGGATGGTGTTGACGCGGATGCCCTCGGCCATCAGGTCGCGCGCGATCGGCAGGGTCATGCCGACGACGCCGGCCTTCGAGGCCGAATAGGCCGCCTGTCCCATCTGGCCGTCCTCGGCCGCGACCGACGCCGTGTTCACGACCGCGCCGCGCTCACCGTGCTCCAGCGGGGACAGCGACAGCATGCCCTGCGCCGACTTGGCGATGCAGCGGAAGGTGCCGACGAGGTTGATCTGGATGATGCGGTTGAAGGCGTCGATCGGGAAGTGGGTGGGTTCGCCGGTCTTCTTGTCCCGGCCTGCAGTCTTCACCGCGTTGCCGGTGCCGGCGCAGTTCACCAGGATGCGCTCCTGGCCGTGCGCCGCGCGCGCCTTGGCGAAGCCCGCATCGACCTGCTCGTCGGAGGTGACGTCGACCTTGCAGAACACACCGCCGATTTCCTTGGCGATGGCTTCACCCTTCTCTTCGTTGAAGTCGAAGATCGCGACTTTGACGCCTTGTGCTGCGAGCGCCCGCGAGGTGGCCGCGCCGAGGCCGGAAGCGCCGCCGGTGACGACGGCGGCGACCGATGAATCGAGTTTCATGGCAATATCCTTTCGCGATCAGATGCGTTCGATGATGATGGCCGGCGCCATGCCGCCGGCGGCACACATGGTGACGAGACCATAACGTCCGCCGCTTCGCTCGAGCTCGTCGAGCGCCGTGCCGATCAGGATCGATCCGGTGGCGCCGATCGGGTGGCCGAGCGCGATCGAGCCGCCATTGATGTTGACCTTCTCGCGATCCAGCTCGAGGTCGCGGATGAACTTCTCGGCGACGACCGCGAAGGCCTCGTTGATCTCCCAGACGTCAATGTCGTCCTTGGTCAGGCCGGCCTTGGCGAGAACCTTCTTGGCCGCCGGAACCGGCGCGTTGAGCATCAGCGTCGGATCGTCACCCTGATTGGCATAGGCCACGATCCGGCCGCGCGGCTTGAGGCCGTGCTTCTCGGCATATTCTTTGGAGGTGATGAGGACCGCGGCGGCGCCGTCCACCACGCCCGAGCTGTTGCCGGCGTGATGCACGCCCTTCCACTCGAGGTCCGGATAACGGCGCTGGATCTGCTTCTTGAACGTCACACCGTTGCCGAGGTCGAAATCGGCAAGCTGCTCGAAGCTCGGCTTCAGCGAAGCAAGGCCTTCGGCCGTGGTCTCGGGGCGCGGGAATTCCTCACGACCGAGGGCGACGCGGCCGTCGTCGTTGAGCACCGGGATCACCGACTTGGCGAAGCGGCCTTCATCGATCGCCCGCTTGGCACGCTGCTGGCTGACCAGCGCCAGCGCATCGCAGGCTTCGCGGCTGATCCCCTCGCGCGTGGCGATGGCGTCCCCGCACACGCCCTGGTGCGACTGCGGGTGAATCTCGTCAAGCGCCGGATTGCCCGAACCCATCATCCGCGCCGGCTGTCCCGCCTTGGAGCGCTCGGCCGCGAGGGTCTGCTGATAGCTCATCATCTCGGTACCGCCGGCGATGACGCAATCCTCCATTCCCGACATCACCGAAGCTGCCGCGAGGTTCACCGACGTGATGCCGCCGCCGCAGAAGCGATCCAGCGTCGTGCCGCTGGCGTTGATGTCGTAGCCGGCGGCGAGCGCCGACATGCGTCCGAGATCGCCGCCCTGCTTGCCCTCCTGGGTCGAGGTCGACCAGATGATGTCATCGACGGTCGATGTATCGAGCTTGTTGCGCTCCTTGAGCGCGCCGAGCACCGTTGCCGCCAGTTGTTGCGGATGCAGGTGCGACAGCGCACCCTTGCCCGGCTTGCCGATGCCGCGCGGCGTGCGGACCGCGTCAATGATGTATGCTTCAGACATGCGTTTCCCTCTACTTTGGATGTTTCTTGACTGTGGGCTCGTGCCGGGGGTCCCAACCGTTTCGGGTCTTCTGCCCCGGAACAAGCCGAGGCGTCAGCGGTGTGGCGTCACCGCAAGCGGCGCGGTAACCGGCTTGCGCTGATCTTCGAAGTACTCGAAGCGCGAGTTGATCAGCATCGACGGTTGCGCCGTTGCGCGCTCCCGATCGTCGGCACAGACGGGCTTGTCGCCCCCCTCCGCAAACAGCGGGACGCCGGGCGCGGCGGCGTGAGGACCGAGAGCATATTTCTGCTCTTGCGGCAGGTAGATCAATTGGCCGATCTGGGTGAGGGTCAAGGTGAGACGGGAGACCGTCGATCGGGGAAGACCGCAGCGATCGGCGATTTCGCGATTGCCCAGGCGTATGCTTCGACCTTCGAAGCAACGCACGATGTCGAATGCGCGCGATACCACCTGTATCACGCGCCGGTTGTCCGTGCCGGCGCTGTCTTGCGCCATCAGTACCTCAGATCGACGTCCCATCGTTTACGCCTCACTCCTCATTTTTCATACGGGTGAATGAAACCCACCCTGGTTCGGGCAGGACGCGCCGGTCCGCGACAGCGCGGGCGCGTGCGAACGTGGGTGCGGGATGTAAAGGCAGGGATTGGCGGCGAGCGCCGCGCCGGTGGACTAGCCGAGTGAAGCCGCGACCGCGCGGGGCAAGCAGCTTCGGATATCGGTCGCCGGCCAGCATCAGGCGGATTCTTTCCCTAGGGTTTCAGACCTTAATTAATTGATTAATTAGTCAGGTGCTTAAAGTGGGCGCTTCCCCCTGTCAACTGCCGTTGCCGCAGGGCGCCCCGCGTGCCGAAGGCACCTCGCGCATCGCTCAAGCCGCTCGGAGCCGTAGCAGCTGCCAATCTGTCGCGACGAACTTCAGCAGTGCTGGACCGTGGTCGAACGAAATGTCCGACATGAGGGCACGCAGGCTCCGACGCATGACGCAGAAGCGGACGCGGAATCACGCGCCGGTCGTCGCACCGCGCGGCCGGTCCGTCACTCGCAAGACGAACATAGGAAAGATGTGAGTGAATTCAGGAAAGGTAGCGCGGAGAGAGCAATGCGCTTGTCGAAACAGAACGCGACCGCTGGCCGGAGTGGCCGTTACGAGGGCTAAACCTAAGCTTTGAAAGCTTGGTGGGCGCACCAGGGCTCGAACCTGGGACCCGCTGATTAAGAGGCAGCTCCTTTATGGGTTATTGCAGATACTTAGCTGTAAAAACCCATCTCAGCGC of the Bradyrhizobium quebecense genome contains:
- a CDS encoding acyl-CoA dehydrogenase family protein; protein product: MIEAEPALRIFFVSASPHAGRFPRRLRALEAWREAGIVDRSAFKKAGDLGFLMIWPEEKYGGMGDEDFRYEQIIIEETARSGCKGWFNTLHSRLVGSYFKRFGTEEQRDRFLPKCVSGETILAIAMTEPGAGSDLAGMRTTAEDKGDHFLLNGSKTYISNGINSDVVIVAARLAGAEKKHAMVLLIVERGMEGFERGRNLKKMGMPAQDTAELFFQNVKVPKANMLGEPGRGFYYLMEGLAEERLISAVGSIANGRKAFDITRAYVMDRKLFGRPLAEQQNTQFRMAEMDAEIDLVQVYVDHCVAEHNAGRLTSNMGAKAKMMSSEVEWKMLDLGVQLHGGAGYMDEYPISRMFTDARVNRILAGSSEVMRLIIGRDVFSKHYKSILD
- a CDS encoding short-chain fatty acid transporter, with protein sequence MARFSQALVAFAERWFPDAYVFVLIAVIAVAAGAILHGGSPLAVSRAFGDGFWNLIPFTMQMALVAIGGYVVAMSPPVAAVLARLASVPKTGRGAVVFVGMLSIFLSLLNWGLSLIFSGLLVREIARRTDIRLDYRAAGAAGYLGLGCGFTLGITSSAAQLQANTGSIPASLLPITGVIGFSETILTWQNMVTVAMVSVVSAAICYFTTPAPEQAKTAEDLGVALGDDRIEARKPARPGDWLEFSPLLTILIALLAAGWLWQTFQSGNPLITLSGLNTYNFVFLILGIVLHWRPRSLIESFSKAMPSVSGVLLQFPFYAGIAQILTKVPNGSGATLSDTIAHWFVGASGNSTVFSFLVGIYSALLGFFVPSAGGKWIIEAPYIMKAANDIGAHLGWTVMVYNIAETLPNFINPFWMLPLLGILGLKSKDLIGYTSVQFFIHFPIVMLLAAILMATFTYRPPILP
- a CDS encoding GntR family transcriptional regulator produces the protein MDQNLREQVLQRVRAEIISGQSLPGTMYSVPSLAASLGVSSTPVREALLELSRGGLVEPMRNRGFKVVEPSLTELRNLFDMREVLELHAAVLVAANPPKDLPVVRGWADEIAKAVETDDVQLYLEADRNYHREFIAAAGNELLTDMVMGLRDKMRLYGISSRAGLERQQASVPEHYRLIELALAGETEALPTLLRSHIRSWEPIFVDALMRSKEYAREPLRQARG
- a CDS encoding SDR family NAD(P)-dependent oxidoreductase; its protein translation is MKLDSSVAAVVTGGASGLGAATSRALAAQGVKVAIFDFNEEKGEAIAKEIGGVFCKVDVTSDEQVDAGFAKARAAHGQERILVNCAGTGNAVKTAGRDKKTGEPTHFPIDAFNRIIQINLVGTFRCIAKSAQGMLSLSPLEHGERGAVVNTASVAAEDGQMGQAAYSASKAGVVGMTLPIARDLMAEGIRVNTILPGIFNTPLLQGAPENVKAALSASVPFPKRLGMPEEYAQLALTMITNGYFNGEDVRLDGAIRMAPR
- a CDS encoding acetyl-CoA C-acetyltransferase — its product is MSEAYIIDAVRTPRGIGKPGKGALSHLHPQQLAATVLGALKERNKLDTSTVDDIIWSTSTQEGKQGGDLGRMSALAAGYDINASGTTLDRFCGGGITSVNLAAASVMSGMEDCVIAGGTEMMSYQQTLAAERSKAGQPARMMGSGNPALDEIHPQSHQGVCGDAIATREGISREACDALALVSQQRAKRAIDEGRFAKSVIPVLNDDGRVALGREEFPRPETTAEGLASLKPSFEQLADFDLGNGVTFKKQIQRRYPDLEWKGVHHAGNSSGVVDGAAAVLITSKEYAEKHGLKPRGRIVAYANQGDDPTLMLNAPVPAAKKVLAKAGLTKDDIDVWEINEAFAVVAEKFIRDLELDREKVNINGGSIALGHPIGATGSILIGTALDELERSGGRYGLVTMCAAGGMAPAIIIERI
- a CDS encoding molybdopterin-dependent oxidoreductase, whose product is MKQRLPGYCTLCRSRCGSVTVVEDGRVVGVEVLNNHPTGGALCAKGRAAPEIVASPRRLTVPLKRTRPRDAADPGWIEVSWDEALTEIADRLGRIRAESGAEAVAFGVTTPSGTPMVDSFEWVERFIRGFGSPNLIYAVEICGWHKDYAHALTFGRGIGFPDYDNADAIILWGHNPARTWLAQATRIADARRRGAKVVVVDPKPNGSGQQADLWLRIRPGADGALAMGAIRHLIATDSFDADFVDQWTNGSLLVDRATGRFLRADALWPDGAPEAFVRLDALGSPVACDTRYAPERGGQLRGALSIRARDGRMISAATAFELLAERAAPYTPARVAELTWLRVEDIDAFNALLAARPRLAYHSWTGVGQHTNATAIERAIASLYALTGACDRPGGNRWPVPPPTRPLNDYNILSPEQQAKALGLAELPLGPPAKGWITARDFSRAVLEGEPYRVRALVAFGTNFVVSQGHTERNRAALKALEFQVHIDMFMNPTAESADFVLPASTPWERDALKIGFEITQQAVETVQFRPRMVEPIGEVKADYEIAAALALKLGMGSLFFGGDIKAGWNYQLAPLGIGVEDLREHPEGRRFPQVFRNEKYAVTREDGTAAGFATPTRRVEIYSELMLGHGHDPLPDHVEPVGSPLTTAADERFPLVLSTAKSGWFIHSSWRHVASLRRKSPDPAVEISPQLAERRGLVEGDWAMVETQGGAVRLKVRLNAALDARVVVAEFGWWEDCPPLGRDRSAAAGPLTRNINAVLHDDARDPVSGSVPLRAIVCDIRRDGVASRGVWSGQRRFVVGERRAEADNVITLSLQPLDGGPLPDFLPGQHVMTALPGATEARAYSLTGSGDLPDALSIAVKGRFFNEARSGDAPFFMPDRLHGLAVGDQVLLEPPGGIFTPPLKGPRPLVFLAAGIGITPFISHLETLQHTAPQDRVADVLLLHGCRSSREHPFAQRLVELEASTPGLMRVTFYSVPLAQDSVDARSLRKGRLDLEQVKPLLARRPLVYICGSPDFVAAQIEAAVALGIPRFDIFAESFVSPPSVPSDLAPRTIRLANSKQSFSWGPEQGTLLDAASAAGVALPSGCRVGQCESCAVEVVDGEFTHLGPVDGSEGQCLACQAVPLTDLTLAL
- a CDS encoding crotonase/enoyl-CoA hydratase family protein produces the protein MNRPEAKNAANLALSKGVAAAIDRLDVDDALSVGIITGAGGTFCSGMDLKGFLKGERPSIPGRGFAGLTEAPPKKPLIAAVDGYALAGGMEIALSCDMIVANRNAKFGIPEVKRGLAAAAGGLIRMPRQMPFRVAMEFALTGEFFGAERAYQLGIINRVTDGPALDAALELAAAIGANGPLAVKASKQVIVESRLWPEDQMWKKQQEIVASVFVSEDAREGAAAFAEKRAPNWKGK